Sequence from the Notamacropus eugenii isolate mMacEug1 chromosome 6, mMacEug1.pri_v2, whole genome shotgun sequence genome:
ttttcctatttcttttctgaCATCTTTTCAcaacaacagtaaaaaaaaaaaaagtcaccattCATGTTTGGGCACAAAAAGGACATAATCGGGAACAAAATTTTGCTGAAGTGGGAAATGGGGAATGTTATTTTGatgtgtttttattgttgttcaccTCCctgtcttgttttttgtttgtttttgttttgttttgaaggtCAAAGGGTGATAGCTTCTTTAAGAACAGTTAAATAGCAGTTCATCTTAGGGTCATCACCTATAACTTGATTCTCCCCCACCTTCCATATCTCTcagcagagaaagaaacacacacaGTTTGAAATGTAGTTTTTTCTAGAAAGGTACCGTGGCATCATGGGAAAAAAagtcagccttggagtcagagggtTTCGAGTCCTTCCCCTAAGTTCTCTTTTTAAAGAGGATCTATCAGTCTGTATCAGGGAAGGAGCTTCCATACTGGGAGGGCTATGTACTGATAAAGTTATAGGGTCAGACACCCCCTCAcccaatttttttgttttttatttttttccttattagtATCAAGGTAAAGGAAAGATGACATACTACAAGCCGGGGGTAAAAGGAGGCAGCAAATACAGGGGATAAAATGCTGGATTTAATATCCAGAAGACCTGGCTCTAGCACTTAATATCTTTATGAGCTGACTTCTGAGGCCTTCTCATATGGAGTCAGCACCATTATCCCTCACCATAGTTGGCCATTGGTAATACTTGAAAGCTACAGGGAGCAGAACATGTTGGCAGCTTCGAGCTAGGCTGCTCTCCCTTTGGCTGGAAGAAAGCCTAGCCTTTCCAACTTCCTACCTCCCTGCCTTGCTTCAGGGGATGCTGCCTCTTGAAGGAAGTGAAAAGcaaatcctttctcagaaaaaGATGGGGACTGTCCAAGTAGAGACTGAATCCACATTAATTTTCCAGTAGGCAGTGTCAGAATCTACTAGGGACTTGGAATCTTATCCTGGAGAAAACAAACACCTGAGAACAAGAGAGAAGATCCGCAGACATTAGTCAGTCATTTGGAGCTGAGCTGCTGTCCACCAGGTAGTTTACGAGCCCATCTCTACCCGTTGAGGGACTCTCCAAGTAATTTGGAGCTGAGATTAAAATTCTTCCAATTACCTGGATTAgttggttattttaaaaaatttagttaaCAGCATGTGGCAAAGAATAACAGTTCACTGGGGTTTGGCTTACTGAGAACTGACTGCTATCCCAGTCCAGAGCAATTTGGACTCTTCTGTTAAATGCATATGCTCAGCCAGGTGTTGATGATGATGGTATGGATCTTGAAGTGACTTGATGGATATGTATCGAGGCAGCCATAGGGGAAGGCAACCCAATAATTTGGAGTGAACCCAGATAGGGATTTTGTGATTAAAAATCTGTTTAGTTTGTTCTAATTCTCCCCCTGCTcctctatttttcctttcccccatAGGATCCAGCTTACATCACAGGGGTCCCATTTGAgataaattctttccctttttttcttagaattttcCAAACTGACAATAAACCTGACCTCTTCCTGGCCTTGAACTTTCCTTTGGGGCCACAAGTATCATACAGAGTCaaggaatgtaaaattggaagggacctttgagatcgtCTCTTCCaagattctcattttacagacgaggaaactgaggcctccagAAGTGAAGGGGCCTTGGCTgaagtcacacagacagtaactGAGAAAGCCAGGGCCCATACCGTGTCTTTTAATTAGTTTAGTGTCTGGTTCAGTGGGGATGCCAGGATAATGTGAATCTCAGACCTGAGCATCTAACCAGTTTATTTGCTTAAGCCgtcactgttttctttttctttagtttgCTCTACAAAAGTTGGAGGAACTAGAGAGTTGGAGAGAGGAGCTCCAGAAGGAGGCTCATGCCCTCATAGACTTTTTCTGTGAAGACAAAGAAACTATGAAGTTGGACGAATGCCTTCAGATCTTTAGAGACTTTTGTACCAAATTTGATAAAGCTGTTAAGGTAAGTAGGATTGGAAGTTATCCTAACATGGaagagtttgatttttttcttccatttttctaacgTGATCCTTTGCCTGAGGCAGAAAATCAGCTCAGCACTTCTACTTTCAGGAATTTTTGAATTTAGTTAGCAGTGTATGGCAAAGAATGCCAGTTCACTTGGGTTTGGCTTATTGAGAACTGGCTGTCATCCTGGTCCAGAGGCCATTTGCATCATCAGGAGGCCAGTGTTCTGttgttttgagggttttttttaaacaaatagatCAAATCCATTTTCGGCTGAGTAAATGAGCAAGGCTTATTTATGCCAACAGGGATCACTGGCAAAAGTCATTTTGGGGTGGGTCCATAATGTCCCTCCGGCACAAGTGGGGCTTACTGTAGGGTGCCTATGCACCTGCACTTGTCTTTCTCTTCTGACTCAAATTCCATGGCCAGCATCTGGAGTCCTCAAAGTCAGATCCACACAGTCTTTTGGCTATGTACTGgtcttgtattatttttatttggtgcTCAGCACATTGGCTGTCTAAAGAAAACGTCACATTTTCTGCCCTCTGAAAGCTCATGTTCTCATGTTAGAAGCCAGGCCCTAGAGCAAAAAAGACCCTGATAGATGCCTGCTGATTCAggagtggttaaaaaaaaaaagaaccagtgatcctatttaaaaaaaagtcacccATCTTTCCTGCTTCCATTCACTTAAGAGATCAGAAGAATTagccatttattttttcctttcatttaactTGGACTATGTCCAATCTCAGACTGATCCAGTTTCTCCCAGGCCTAAGAAGTGCTTCCTCCAGTTAAATCAGAGGCACAGGCTTCCCCTTACTacaccttctctgtctctttccagcTCAGAAAGCATGCACAGCTTGTGGCCACGTTGACTCGCTCTTGTCCAAGCAGTGAGCTCAGCAGTAGGATAGAAGAGGAAGCACAGACATCGGCTTTTTCAAAGGCCCCCTATTCCCAGCTGGAATccaatagcttttttttttcccctttaaatgaGGCCACCTGCTTAATAGTCTCAGCACAGCTGTCCTGGAAGTAGGGAGTTTGCCTCCACCCTGTCACAGCTGGaccaggagaagggagggaggagaggagacgaGCCAGGACTAGAGCCCCTGCAGGAAGAGCCAGGCCACCTAAGGGGAGGGCCAAGGAGAACTAGGGAAGTTCAGCCAGAGGGCCCTGTgctgaaggggaagggaaattcCAGTCATTGTCATCATTGATTTTAAAGGGCTAATGATTAGTTTTTCTTGGTTATCAAGAGCCATGAATTTGTAGGACAGAAATATACTACAAGCTCATCACCTTTAACCTGAAGTATTGCTGCTGGGGGTGCAGAGGGTAATGCTGCTTACAGTAGCTTGCAAAGGGCTGATGACTGACTCACCTCCCTGGTGAGAAGTAGGATGGGAATTAGAGGACACATTTCTGCAGCAGCAGAAGAGCTAGCCCAAAGAGGAAAGGTACTTTTTCTGTGGTGGTATTTCTGTGTTGCATTTCATGAAGAGTATTACTTTTTAAAggagcttaaaaaaaagaaacaaacttaaatgcccatttaaaaaaactaaatttttacaagcatttacctttccctcatcccacattgaacaatttttttcaaaagaaaagaaaaagcagcttaacaaatatacataatccagcaaaacaaattcagaaatccctgtcttatttttgtattttaaggtTTATTGCCTCACTGGCAGCAGGTGTGACACATATGACATCTTCAGTCCTCTTGAGTCatgataaagtgctttgtaaatcttaaagctttATATGAACATTAGCTCCATAGAAGGAATGCAAGTTTAGAATGCATGAGAGTCTACATAGTTGGCACttagtgtaacagcaaggaccctggcatacacaggagggcctgctgttcagattcttagatctgcttttctaaaaggaaagcaacctttgaggggttagcaatctactttaatcaagcatatatatcattcacttagttcagggaaaaaagtcagcatcctgaacttcagagaaaatacagagaaataaagatcaacagacagggcttccaaatgtctgaccttaagcaatacatacattacagatcaacagatagatagatagatccaattgtctgaccattacatacatacatacttaagagaagcaccagcatctgggttttcaaagttgggggggggggtctccttcatggcttcccagagtctcatctggccaaatacttccaatgagtaaactccgaagtaaaacctcacctcagagtatatacatacacttttcagacccagtgcctcagtagaaattagcaaaaggtatctgaggcctattaatgggcggggaagatctttaactctttcccccactcaccattaaccttacattaaccttaCACCAAGCAAGGATGAATGAATGTCATGTTCAGATACTAAGTTCTAGAAACTATAAACATGTCCACCATAGGGGGTAGAGCTCTGAATCTGGaatgagaaagaactgagttcaaatcctgatttagatacttactagttgtgtgaccctgggaaagtcacccgCCTCTCTTAACTTCAGTtaccttgtctgtaaaatgggagaaatcatgtcaCCTCCTTATTAGGATTATAATGAGATAACGTTAGTGATCTtagtgttatcattatcccctcATGGGGTTTTTCTCTCTGCTCTGTAGGACAACAGGGACCGAGAAATGCAAGAACTCCGCCAGCTAcagaaattgaagggattggaAGAGAAAAGGCGTTCCTGGGCCGCTGGTGAGATCGGGGGCTTTGGGAGGAGCAGCAGCGAGAATGATGTGGAGCTGCTGACAAAGAAGAGCCTCGAAGATACCCTCCCCTTCCTGCATCAGAGGCCCATCAGCCCTTCCCACCGGGCCCCTAATTCCCGCCGCTCCCGGCTCTCCTTGGGCACCTCTGCAAATCGAGAGCTGCTCACTTTCCTAGAGACCTCCACGGGGGAGAACTTGAACAAATTCAACAGCCTTCCTAGAACTGGCACAAGGCAATCCAGGCCTTTGGTGGTCTGGATGGAACCCACAGGGCCAAAGGATGTGAACTCCAACCACTTAAGCTTCCATCAGACTGATGAGGCTGAGAAGGACTGCAATAACCCACCTCTGATTCAGCCTGGCCAGCTTCCCAATCCATGTCTGGAGAATTCTAATGCCATCCTTTGCCGTCCACAGAACCATGCCAATAATAACTTACAAAGAAACAGTGGGCCTGATGTGCCTCCATTGTCCACCTTGACCATGGGGATTGAAGAACGAGAACTAGTTCATAACTTGATCCAGTTTGACCTCCAGGAGCCAGTGAAACAAGAGGAGTCACCAAGGTTTATCTCGGAGGGCTCTAGTCTGGTAGAATCGGAGTCACTGGATGATGCAAGCTTGCCATCCCTTACTGCTGCCGATGATGTCCTGGTGCCCGATGGCCAAGACTCTAAAGAAGtgatggaaaatgaaaatggcaaCTCGGCCCTCAAGGACATGGCAGTTGATGTTATAGTGCCTCGCAGTGTAGTCTCTCCATCCGCAGAAACAAGTGAGTCCGAAAACAAGGAGGCTGGGGTTATTGTCTACATCTCAGATACCACTGATTGTTCCTTGACATTGGATTGCTCAGAAGGAAATGATCCCCAAATGGGAAGCAGCAAgtcaaaagaggagaaaacagtGAATGGCTCCATATCTTCTGGTACTGGTGACATGGAGGGAGAGACCAGGAGCGTTCCCTCTATGCCAAATTTCAGTCCCACCAGGGAGGACTGTGCCTTTGCTGTTGGAAGGAATGAGCTTGGCTACAAATGTGGCCTGCCCAAGGATAAAGTAGTCAAAGGGAAAGAGGCAGCAGGGCCAAAGAGAAACTCCCTGAAAGACACACCTACAGGTACCTCCAAACCTGGGAGTGTGCGGCGTAGCTTGGGGCCTTCTTCCAAACCAGTGCGGACCCTGAATGCCTCTGAAAATGAGAGTATGCGTAAGGTGGTCCCCATCTCCAAATCCAGCAGAGGTTCAGGGAGCTGGAAACGGCTTGAAGTACCAGCCCGGACGAGCCCTCGGGAGGCCAGCAGCAGCACCGATACGCGACTGTCCCGCCGAAGCTCAGTCAAAGGCACTGCAGACACGTCCCCCCGAAGGCCTTCTGGCGTGGCGGTAGCAGCAGCTGTAGCAGCAGAAGAGCAGAGGTTACACAGAGGAAATATTACATCCAGCAGCACCCGCTTGGGGAAGGACTCTCCTTTGCAACATAAGACCTCCCTCAAGAAACCCAGCGCCAAACCAATCAGGAATCTCCCCAAAGCAAAGGCAGATGAGACAAAGATCTGCCGTACCAACCCTCAGGAAACAGAGGATGTCGAGGAAGTGCCCAAGCCCCCCCCACCTGTTACTATCCCTCGGCCCCCACCGCCTATTCCAAGCTTTGCCCGGAACACAGTTGCCTCCTCTTCTAGGCGTTTGAAAACTGATTCATCTCCTATTTCTAAGGTACCTAGTATCACCCGGGCAGCCTCTCAGAGGCAGCTGAGGATAAAGACAACTTCAGATGACACCCAAACCAAGAATGGTGGTATCTTGAGGCGAACCAGCAGTGCGAGGACTGCTCCAAAGTGCCCTGAACCCAGTGGGAGCACTGGCATTAAAGAGGAAGCCCCTTTGAAAGGGAGAGGCATGGTAGAGAAATCTTCTCTGAAACGAAATGATTCAAATAGGACGACACTGGGGAAAATTCTGAATCCATTATGGAAATGAAGAGGGTATATTCTCCTCTGCAGACCACCTCTCTGGTTTGGGGAATATGTGGACAGATTTTGATAGTGGGATGTCAGCACTGGCTGTCTTCATTCCACATGACCCAGTGCATGGGTTGGCTTCAAAGTCTGTTCACTGTAAAGCCTTTTAAGGTATAACCTCCTCCAAGGACCAAGCACCATGTCAGTACTCCTGTGTCCGTCCCGCGGTAAAAGAACAATAGGAATGTATAGATTTAATGCTGCTGTGATGGAGCTGAGGACCTGGTACCCAACTGAGCTTTTGGGGTGGGTGCATGTGAGCAAATGCTCCACctctctaaaaagaaaaaagagagaggacttTGAAATAGAAGATGAACTTCTTATATGTAACAAGTTACAGAACTTTGGCCAGTTTTTGTATGACAAAGACTTATTTTATAAGATGATATAAGTTAAATATtaccaatttccttttctgagtgaAATGCC
This genomic interval carries:
- the FHDC1 gene encoding FH2 domain-containing protein 1, with amino-acid sequence MHVMNCVSLASEKENGDLSAAAGLMIGQTAPPPPPPPPPPPPPPLPCPDNGCPVPPPPPPLPGGPPVPPPPPGLPPSSYVNGHGPLSKKKKMRSFFWKTIPEEQVRGKTNIWTIAARQPQKYQIDTKTIEELFGQQEETKSPVSRRGGALNASFKDTKEEISVLDAKRCMNIGIFLKQFKKSPQSIVEDILQGNCEHYGSETLREFLKLLPESEEVKKLKTFSGDAAKLSLADSFVYFLIQVPNYSLRIEAMVLKKEFLPSCSSLWDDMSILRVATKELMSCEELHSVLHLVLQAGNIMNAGGYAGNAVGFKLSSLLKLADTKANKPGMNLLHFVALEAQKKDIILLNFSEKLRHVQHTARLSLDNTESELHSLSARTRSLKENIQRDPELYQQMKAFIKFALQKLEELESWREELQKEAHALIDFFCEDKETMKLDECLQIFRDFCTKFDKAVKDNRDREMQELRQLQKLKGLEEKRRSWAAGEIGGFGRSSSENDVELLTKKSLEDTLPFLHQRPISPSHRAPNSRRSRLSLGTSANRELLTFLETSTGENLNKFNSLPRTGTRQSRPLVVWMEPTGPKDVNSNHLSFHQTDEAEKDCNNPPLIQPGQLPNPCLENSNAILCRPQNHANNNLQRNSGPDVPPLSTLTMGIEERELVHNLIQFDLQEPVKQEESPRFISEGSSLVESESLDDASLPSLTAADDVLVPDGQDSKEVMENENGNSALKDMAVDVIVPRSVVSPSAETSESENKEAGVIVYISDTTDCSLTLDCSEGNDPQMGSSKSKEEKTVNGSISSGTGDMEGETRSVPSMPNFSPTREDCAFAVGRNELGYKCGLPKDKVVKGKEAAGPKRNSLKDTPTGTSKPGSVRRSLGPSSKPVRTLNASENESMRKVVPISKSSRGSGSWKRLEVPARTSPREASSSTDTRLSRRSSVKGTADTSPRRPSGVAVAAAVAAEEQRLHRGNITSSSTRLGKDSPLQHKTSLKKPSAKPIRNLPKAKADETKICRTNPQETEDVEEVPKPPPPVTIPRPPPPIPSFARNTVASSSRRLKTDSSPISKVPSITRAASQRQLRIKTTSDDTQTKNGGILRRTSSARTAPKCPEPSGSTGIKEEAPLKGRGMVEKSSLKRNDSNRTTLGKILNPLWK